The following coding sequences are from one Reyranella humidisoli window:
- a CDS encoding GntR family transcriptional regulator — MRPIQPEPDLSERIHDSVLEAICSGELKAGARITQEEIAQQFGVSRQPVLQAMMLLRREGFLIDAGRKGVCVAPLDVQQARNLYVVRAALDGAAARLAAANYTPHLVQRGRALLDVGRRAVASGYIPSVIEADIDFHLFVYEASGNPVIGETAQQHWQHLRRVMAAALSEEDLRVSVWDEHEGILRALEAGQAAEAEALCRGHAEQMADILTGRLKVVISRAA; from the coding sequence ATGCGTCCGATCCAGCCTGAACCCGATCTTTCCGAGCGTATCCACGATTCCGTCCTGGAGGCGATCTGCTCGGGCGAGTTGAAGGCCGGCGCCCGGATCACCCAGGAGGAGATCGCCCAGCAGTTCGGCGTGTCCCGCCAGCCGGTCCTGCAGGCAATGATGCTGCTGCGGCGCGAGGGCTTCCTGATCGACGCCGGCCGCAAGGGCGTGTGCGTCGCCCCGCTCGACGTGCAGCAGGCGCGCAATCTCTACGTCGTCCGCGCCGCCCTCGACGGCGCCGCCGCCCGGCTCGCCGCCGCGAACTACACGCCCCACCTCGTGCAGCGCGGTCGGGCCCTGCTCGACGTCGGCCGGCGTGCCGTGGCAAGCGGCTACATCCCGTCGGTCATCGAGGCCGACATCGATTTCCATCTCTTCGTCTATGAAGCCTCGGGCAATCCCGTGATCGGCGAGACCGCGCAGCAGCACTGGCAGCATCTGCGCCGGGTCATGGCGGCCGCCTTGAGCGAAGAGGATCTGCGCGTCAGTGTGTGGGACGAGCACGAAGGCATCCTGCGCGCCCTCGAGGCGGGACAGGCGGCCGAGGCCGAGGCGCTGTGCCGGGGCCATGCCGAGCAGATGGCCGACATTCTCACGGGACGTCTGAAAGTCGTGATTTCCCGCGCCGCCTGA
- a CDS encoding glycerophosphodiester phosphodiesterase: MPISRIASLACAIWAASTALAAAFDLQGHRGARGLAPENTLAGFKVAQDLGVTTLETDLAVTRDGVVVISHDPVLNPDLTRGPDGQWLTTSGPAIRTLTLDELKRYDIGRVNPASKYAQQFPEQKPVDGQRSPTLAEFFAQAAPQVRFNIEIKIDPAKPDLTLDPAAFAKLAVDGIRKGKAEARTTLQSFDWRAVIEARKLAPEIATACLTIESNNFDTVQRASGKPSPWLGGLDLAAQGGSVPRLARQAGCTVWSPFWRNVTAENVKEAQALGLKVIPWTVNAPAEMARLIDLGVDGLITDYPDRGLQVIASKGLKVR, encoded by the coding sequence ATCCCGATATCGCGGATCGCATCGCTCGCCTGCGCAATCTGGGCGGCTAGCACCGCCCTCGCGGCGGCCTTCGACCTGCAGGGCCATCGCGGCGCGCGCGGGCTGGCACCGGAGAACACGCTGGCGGGTTTCAAGGTGGCGCAGGATCTCGGCGTCACCACGCTCGAGACCGACCTCGCGGTGACGCGCGACGGCGTCGTGGTCATCAGCCACGACCCCGTGCTCAATCCCGACCTGACGCGCGGCCCGGACGGGCAGTGGCTCACGACTTCGGGACCGGCCATCCGCACGCTGACCCTGGATGAGCTCAAGCGCTACGACATCGGTCGCGTGAACCCGGCCAGCAAGTACGCCCAGCAGTTCCCCGAGCAGAAGCCGGTCGACGGCCAGCGCTCCCCGACCCTCGCCGAGTTCTTCGCGCAGGCCGCGCCCCAGGTCCGGTTCAACATCGAGATCAAGATCGACCCGGCCAAGCCCGACCTCACCCTCGACCCGGCGGCCTTCGCGAAGCTGGCGGTCGATGGCATCCGGAAGGGCAAGGCCGAGGCCCGCACGACGCTGCAATCCTTCGACTGGCGCGCCGTGATCGAGGCCCGAAAGCTGGCCCCGGAAATCGCCACGGCCTGCCTGACCATCGAGAGCAACAACTTCGACACGGTCCAGCGCGCCAGCGGGAAGCCTTCGCCCTGGCTGGGCGGGCTCGACCTGGCCGCCCAGGGCGGCTCGGTCCCCCGGCTGGCCCGGCAGGCGGGCTGCACCGTATGGTCCCCGTTCTGGCGCAACGTCACGGCGGAGAACGTGAAGGAAGCGCAGGCTCTGGGCCTCAAGGTCATTCCCTGGACGGTGAACGCGCCGGCCGAGATGGCCCGGCTGATCGACCTGGGCGTGGACGGGCTGATCACCGACTATCCCGATCGCGGCCTCCAGGTTATTGCATCGAAAGGGCTGAAAGTTCGCTAG
- a CDS encoding ABC transporter ATP-binding protein yields the protein MTDAGKPVSIALENCAKTFVDGTRALEPLDLAIHAGETVVFLGPSGCGKTTTLRIIAGLEEPDAGGKVLFDGVDVTHLPIEQRNVGMVFQSYALFPNMTVAGNVGYGLRIRKVPDAQVKARVSEMLAMMQITRLADRRIDQLSGGQRQRVALARAIAVRPRALLLDEPLTALDAKLRDTLRLDIDSLLRSLGITAIYVTHDQAEAMALGDRIVVMEHGRVAQIGKPREIYQRPATRFVADFIGTMNRLTGTAREGIFRCKAGIVPWAEAPATATEILFRPEDIRVAESGEAASLQGKVASAFFLGDRTRLFVDVGEERPLVIESTARRDFQHGEAVGLAIDPRGLLVL from the coding sequence ATGACCGACGCCGGCAAACCCGTCTCCATCGCGCTCGAGAACTGCGCCAAGACCTTCGTCGATGGTACCCGCGCGCTGGAGCCGCTCGATCTCGCCATCCATGCCGGCGAGACCGTCGTGTTCCTGGGCCCCTCCGGCTGCGGCAAGACCACGACGCTGCGCATCATCGCCGGGCTGGAAGAGCCCGATGCCGGCGGCAAGGTCTTGTTCGACGGGGTCGATGTCACGCACCTGCCGATCGAGCAGCGCAATGTCGGCATGGTGTTCCAGTCCTACGCGCTCTTCCCGAACATGACCGTGGCCGGCAACGTCGGCTACGGCCTGCGCATCCGCAAGGTACCGGATGCGCAGGTGAAGGCGCGCGTCTCGGAGATGCTGGCGATGATGCAGATCACGCGGCTCGCGGACCGGCGCATCGACCAGCTCTCGGGCGGCCAGCGCCAGCGCGTGGCGCTTGCGCGCGCCATCGCGGTGCGGCCACGGGCGCTGCTGCTCGACGAGCCGCTGACCGCCCTCGACGCCAAGCTGCGCGACACGCTGCGCCTCGACATCGATTCGCTGCTGCGCTCGCTCGGCATCACGGCGATCTACGTCACGCACGACCAGGCCGAGGCGATGGCACTGGGCGATCGCATCGTCGTCATGGAGCATGGTCGCGTCGCCCAGATCGGCAAGCCGCGCGAGATCTACCAGCGACCGGCCACGCGCTTCGTGGCCGACTTCATCGGCACGATGAACCGGCTGACCGGCACGGCCCGCGAAGGCATCTTCCGCTGCAAAGCCGGCATCGTTCCCTGGGCCGAAGCGCCCGCCACGGCGACCGAGATCCTGTTCCGGCCCGAGGACATCCGTGTCGCCGAGAGCGGCGAGGCGGCGAGCCTGCAAGGCAAGGTGGCGTCGGCCTTCTTCCTGGGCGACCGCACGCGGCTTTTCGTCGATGTCGGTGAGGAGCGCCCGCTGGTGATCGAGAGCACGGCGCGACGCGACTTCCAGCATGGCGAGGCGGTGGGCCTGGCCATCGATCCGCGCGGCCTGCTGGTCCTGTGA
- a CDS encoding ABC transporter permease, protein MKRRGLFYFQLGFTLLVCAFLIVPMILSIMAGLTVNYFVGIESGLTLRWVMEVWNGYRDTIFLSIGLSLACLAATLVLGIPAAYVLAKRQNALTRAIEELLVMPVAVPGLATALALIVTYGTLSGFRTSWAFILVGHVLFTLPFMVRSVLAVLMAIDLKTLEEGAASLGAGFWERFRDIVLPNCRQGILAGSLMVVTLSMGEFNMTWLLHTPFTKTLPVGLADAYASLRLEVGSAYTLVFFVMIMPLLLAMQAFAKPRPVKLVAEETE, encoded by the coding sequence ATGAAGCGTCGCGGTCTCTTCTACTTCCAGCTCGGCTTCACGCTGCTGGTCTGCGCCTTCCTGATCGTGCCGATGATCCTCTCGATCATGGCCGGCCTCACGGTGAATTACTTCGTCGGCATCGAGAGCGGCCTCACCCTGCGCTGGGTGATGGAGGTCTGGAACGGCTATCGCGACACGATCTTCCTGTCGATCGGCCTGTCGCTCGCCTGCCTCGCCGCCACACTCGTGCTCGGCATCCCGGCGGCCTACGTGCTGGCCAAGCGCCAGAACGCGCTGACCCGCGCCATCGAGGAATTGCTGGTGATGCCGGTCGCGGTGCCGGGCCTCGCGACCGCACTGGCGCTGATCGTGACCTACGGCACCCTGTCGGGCTTTCGCACCTCGTGGGCCTTCATCCTGGTGGGCCACGTGCTCTTCACCCTGCCCTTCATGGTGCGCAGCGTGCTCGCCGTGCTGATGGCGATCGACCTCAAGACGCTCGAGGAAGGCGCGGCGTCGCTGGGCGCCGGCTTCTGGGAACGCTTCCGCGACATCGTGCTGCCCAACTGCCGCCAGGGCATCCTCGCCGGCTCGCTGATGGTGGTGACGCTGTCGATGGGCGAATTCAACATGACCTGGCTGCTGCACACGCCGTTCACCAAGACGCTGCCCGTGGGCCTCGCGGACGCCTATGCGTCGCTGCGGCTCGAGGTCGGCAGCGCCTACACGCTCGTCTTCTTCGTGATGATCATGCCCTTGCTGCTGGCCATGCAGGCTTTTGCCAAGCCGCGACCGGTGAAGTTGGTGGCGGAGGAAACAGAATGA
- a CDS encoding DeoR/GlpR family DNA-binding transcription regulator: MQAEDRARAIVERVRGDGFQAIEALALQFGVTPQTIRRDVNLLCDRGLLRRRHGGVELPPDGENLAYPARRVLNIDAKRRIAQLVARDVPDGASLFFGIGTTPEQCALALAEHAGLRAMTNNLNVALALSRSASSEITVAGGRLRNLDHDVVAGEAHGFFGRFAADIGIYGVGGVAEDGTLLDFSTDEVTMRSALAQHCRQRFLVLDHSKFGRGATVRGGHVTEASAVFTDRPPPDAIAGQLRDAGVRLVVWSDDVASNGSTGQTRRG, from the coding sequence ATGCAGGCGGAAGATCGCGCCCGCGCCATCGTCGAACGCGTCCGGGGGGACGGGTTCCAGGCGATCGAGGCGCTTGCCCTTCAGTTCGGCGTGACGCCGCAGACCATCCGGCGCGACGTGAACCTGCTCTGCGACCGTGGCCTGCTGCGCCGCCGCCACGGCGGCGTCGAGCTGCCGCCCGACGGCGAGAACCTCGCCTATCCCGCCCGCCGCGTCCTGAACATCGACGCCAAGCGGCGGATCGCCCAGCTTGTGGCGCGCGACGTACCGGACGGCGCCTCGCTGTTCTTCGGCATCGGCACGACGCCCGAGCAATGTGCGCTGGCGCTGGCCGAGCATGCCGGGCTGCGCGCGATGACGAACAACCTCAACGTCGCGCTGGCGCTGAGCCGCAGCGCTTCGAGCGAGATCACGGTGGCCGGCGGACGCCTGCGCAACCTCGATCACGACGTGGTGGCGGGCGAGGCCCACGGCTTCTTCGGCCGCTTCGCCGCCGACATCGGCATCTACGGCGTCGGCGGCGTCGCCGAGGACGGCACGCTGCTCGATTTCAGCACCGACGAGGTCACGATGCGCAGCGCGCTGGCGCAGCATTGCCGCCAGCGCTTCCTCGTCCTCGACCATTCCAAGTTCGGCCGCGGCGCCACGGTGCGCGGCGGCCACGTCACAGAGGCGAGCGCCGTCTTCACCGACCGGCCGCCGCCCGATGCCATTGCCGGGCAATTGCGCGACGCGGGCGTCCGGCTCGTCGTCTGGTCAGACGACGTCGCGTCCAACGGTTCGACTGGTCAAACAAGGAGGGGTTGA
- a CDS encoding phosphodiesterase, translating to MLIAQITDTHIKLPGKLAYRKVDTASMLRRCVQELLALSPQPDIVLLTGDLVDLGRPEEYEHLKSILAPIRQRIVAIPGNHDEREAMRDAFRDGGYLPERGRFLQFAIDDYPLRLVGLDTLVPGQGGGELCRERLDWLDRTLADKPEAPTLVMMHHPPFVTGIGHMDKIGLLGREAFADVVAKHAQIELILCGHLHRTIHAQVGGRPAMTCPSPAHQVALDIHPDAPSRFCMEPPGFMLHWWNDGQLVTHTAVIGDYEGPFPFFDADGKLID from the coding sequence ATGCTGATTGCCCAGATCACCGACACCCACATCAAGCTGCCCGGCAAGCTCGCCTACAGGAAGGTCGACACGGCCTCCATGCTGCGCCGCTGCGTGCAGGAGCTTCTGGCGCTGAGCCCGCAACCCGACATCGTGCTGTTGACCGGCGACCTCGTCGATCTCGGCCGGCCCGAGGAATACGAACACCTGAAGTCGATCCTGGCGCCGATCCGGCAGCGCATCGTCGCCATCCCGGGCAATCACGACGAGCGCGAGGCGATGCGCGACGCCTTCCGCGACGGCGGCTACCTGCCGGAGCGGGGCAGGTTCCTGCAGTTCGCGATCGACGACTATCCGCTGCGCCTGGTCGGCCTCGATACGCTGGTCCCCGGCCAGGGCGGCGGCGAACTCTGCCGCGAGCGCCTCGACTGGCTCGACCGGACGCTGGCCGACAAGCCGGAAGCGCCGACGCTGGTGATGATGCACCATCCGCCGTTCGTCACCGGCATCGGCCACATGGACAAGATCGGGCTGCTGGGCCGCGAGGCCTTTGCGGACGTCGTCGCAAAACATGCCCAGATCGAACTGATCCTGTGCGGCCATCTCCATCGCACGATCCACGCCCAGGTCGGTGGCCGGCCGGCCATGACCTGCCCCAGTCCCGCCCATCAGGTGGCGCTCGACATCCATCCCGATGCCCCCAGCCGCTTCTGCATGGAGCCGCCGGGATTCATGCTGCACTGGTGGAACGACGGCCAGCTCGTGACCCACACCGCCGTCATCGGCGACTATGAGGGCCCGTTTCCGTTCTTCGATGCCGACGGCAAGCTGATCGATTGA
- a CDS encoding ABC transporter permease codes for MRNELRRLIFLLLPAGIFFAAFFLLPMARLFFIGGSGKTGWAAYAAIVTDANYFNSLLSTLAVAAATTAATLVISGIAGVFLQRNRFPGNGMLVAMLTFPLAFPGVVIGFMVIMLAGRQGLIGQVTQALTGEKLVFAYTLSGLFMGYVYFSIPRTILTVMAAAEKLDPKLEEAARSLGASPWHVVLDVIIPGLKPAFISAGAICFATAVGAFGTAFTLAARIDVLPMVIYTEFTLSANIAMAAALSFVLGAVTWVVLAAARTAAGSSVAAAG; via the coding sequence ATGCGGAACGAACTCCGCCGATTGATCTTCCTCCTGCTGCCGGCCGGCATCTTCTTCGCGGCCTTCTTCCTGCTGCCCATGGCACGGCTGTTCTTCATCGGCGGCAGCGGCAAGACCGGATGGGCGGCCTATGCCGCGATCGTGACCGACGCCAACTACTTCAACAGCCTGCTCTCCACCCTCGCCGTGGCCGCCGCGACGACGGCCGCGACCCTCGTCATCAGCGGCATTGCCGGCGTGTTCCTGCAGCGCAACCGGTTCCCCGGCAACGGCATGCTGGTCGCGATGCTGACCTTTCCGCTGGCCTTTCCCGGCGTGGTGATCGGCTTCATGGTGATCATGCTGGCCGGCCGCCAGGGCCTGATCGGCCAGGTGACGCAGGCGCTGACCGGCGAGAAGCTGGTCTTCGCCTACACGCTCTCCGGCCTCTTCATGGGCTACGTCTATTTCTCGATCCCGCGCACCATCCTCACCGTGATGGCTGCCGCCGAGAAACTCGACCCCAAGCTCGAGGAAGCGGCGCGTTCGCTGGGCGCCTCGCCGTGGCACGTCGTGCTCGACGTCATCATTCCCGGGCTGAAGCCCGCCTTCATTTCCGCGGGCGCGATCTGCTTTGCGACGGCGGTCGGTGCGTTCGGCACGGCGTTCACGCTCGCCGCCCGGATCGACGTCCTGCCGATGGTCATCTACACCGAGTTCACCCTCTCGGCGAACATCGCCATGGCGGCGGCGCTCAGCTTCGTGCTGGGCGCGGTCACCTGGGTTGTCCTCGCAGCGGCACGCACCGCCGCCGGATCCAGCGTCGCGGCGGCAGGCTGA
- a CDS encoding phytanoyl-CoA dioxygenase family protein, translating to MKLTSEQLKQFDEEGYLFFPEYFSPEETKILKSSVPEVFAQRRPENIREKTGDVVRTAFAVHTYHPVFEALIHHPRFVEPAEQLLKDKTYIHQFKINGKAAFDGDVWQWHQDYGTWKADDDMPEARAMNLAVFIDEVNEFNGPLWFIPRSHKKGAIEAKHDLTTTSYPLWTIDNDTIAKLVDQGGIVAPKGGPGSAIFFHGTLVHGSGPNMSPWDRQIIYVTYNSISNAIRRFKRPDYIAHRDFTPIDAWEDDAVIRAVNRKVAAE from the coding sequence ATGAAGCTCACCTCTGAGCAGCTGAAGCAATTCGACGAAGAGGGCTATCTCTTCTTCCCGGAATATTTCTCGCCGGAAGAAACGAAGATCCTGAAGTCCTCGGTGCCCGAGGTCTTCGCCCAACGCCGTCCCGAGAACATCCGCGAGAAGACCGGCGACGTCGTGCGCACCGCCTTCGCGGTCCACACCTATCATCCGGTGTTCGAGGCGCTGATCCATCATCCGCGCTTCGTGGAGCCGGCCGAGCAGTTGCTGAAGGACAAGACCTACATCCACCAGTTCAAGATCAACGGTAAGGCCGCCTTCGACGGCGATGTCTGGCAGTGGCACCAGGACTACGGCACCTGGAAGGCCGACGACGACATGCCCGAGGCGCGCGCCATGAACCTCGCGGTCTTCATCGACGAGGTGAACGAGTTCAACGGTCCTCTGTGGTTCATTCCCAGGAGCCACAAGAAGGGCGCGATTGAGGCCAAGCACGACCTCACCACCACGTCGTATCCGCTTTGGACGATCGACAACGACACGATCGCCAAGCTCGTCGACCAGGGCGGCATCGTCGCGCCCAAGGGCGGTCCGGGCTCGGCGATCTTCTTCCACGGCACGCTGGTCCATGGCAGCGGCCCCAACATGTCGCCGTGGGATCGCCAGATCATCTACGTGACCTACAATTCGATCAGCAACGCGATCCGCCGCTTCAAGCGGCCGGACTACATCGCGCACCGCGACTTCACGCCGATCGATGCCTGGGAAGACGATGCGGTAATCCGCGCCGTCAATCGCAAGGTCGCGGCGGAATAA
- the argB gene encoding acetylglutamate kinase codes for MAEAVQPDKEQKRLIRMAETISKALPYMRRHNDATFVVKYGGHAMTDPKLGDLVARDVVLMKQVGMNPIVVHGGGPQINKMLERVGIKSTFVNGLRVTDAATMEIVEMVLAGSINKAIVADINECGGIAVGICGKDGNLILAKKVTQIRDPKTGELLNVDLKQVGEPAKINVMVLEQLRRADVIPVVAPIGFGVNDELTYNINADTSAGAIAGAMKAKRLLFLTDVPGVLDKDGKVIPEMTIEQARALIADGTISGGMIPKVENCIDAVNSGVEAAVIMDGRVPHCLLLEVFTEAGVGTMVRRS; via the coding sequence ATGGCCGAGGCTGTTCAACCGGACAAGGAGCAGAAGCGTCTCATCCGCATGGCGGAGACGATCTCCAAGGCGCTCCCCTACATGCGCCGGCACAACGACGCCACCTTCGTGGTGAAGTATGGCGGCCACGCCATGACCGACCCGAAGCTCGGCGACCTTGTCGCCCGCGACGTGGTGCTGATGAAGCAGGTCGGCATGAACCCGATCGTCGTCCATGGCGGCGGCCCGCAGATCAACAAGATGCTGGAGAGGGTCGGCATCAAGAGCACGTTCGTGAACGGGCTGCGCGTCACCGACGCCGCGACGATGGAAATCGTCGAGATGGTTCTGGCCGGCTCGATCAACAAGGCGATCGTGGCCGACATCAACGAATGCGGCGGCATCGCCGTCGGAATCTGCGGCAAGGACGGCAACCTGATCCTGGCCAAGAAGGTCACGCAGATCCGCGATCCCAAGACCGGCGAACTCCTCAATGTAGACCTGAAGCAGGTCGGCGAGCCCGCCAAGATCAACGTCATGGTGCTGGAGCAGCTGCGCCGCGCCGACGTGATCCCGGTGGTTGCCCCGATCGGGTTCGGCGTGAACGACGAGCTGACCTACAACATCAACGCCGACACCTCGGCCGGCGCCATCGCCGGGGCGATGAAGGCCAAGCGCCTGCTGTTCCTGACCGACGTGCCGGGCGTCCTCGACAAGGACGGCAAGGTGATTCCCGAGATGACGATCGAGCAGGCGCGCGCTCTCATCGCCGACGGCACGATCTCCGGCGGCATGATCCCCAAGGTCGAGAACTGCATCGATGCGGTGAACTCGGGCGTCGAAGCCGCCGTCATCATGGACGGGCGGGTGCCGCACTGTCTCCTGCTGGAAGTCTTCACCGAAGCGGGCGTCGGCACCATGGTCCGGCGCAGCTGA
- a CDS encoding NAD(P)H-dependent oxidoreductase has protein sequence MSLHRMLQARAAEANPLRIGVIGAGKFGSMYLSQIPTTPGIHLLGIADLSPDRARENLARLGWKPDVTQASSFADARKHGSTHLTDDWRALVSHPEIDIIVESTGDPIAAVEHALEAFRHGKSVVMVTVEADAFCGPLLAKRAAAAGVIYSLAYGDQPALICELVDWARTSGFEVTAAGRGHKWLPHFAQSTPETVWKYWGLNEEQARRGGLNPKMFNSFLDGSKPAIESTAVANATGLTPAPDGLAFPPCSVEDLPFVMRPISEGGQLHHKGQVEVASSLEKDGRAIPYEIRKGVWVVFEAATEYQKNCFEEYMLQTDPSGRYSVMYKRWHLIGLEVGMSVASIGLRKEPTGTPIGFHADVIATAKRDLKPGEMLDGEGGYTVYGKLFPSEKSTGLGSLPLGLAHNVKLVKPIKAGQSLTYADVVMDESLTAVKLRREMERDFAPAASKIAAQ, from the coding sequence ATGAGTCTCCATCGCATGCTTCAGGCCCGCGCGGCCGAAGCCAATCCGCTGCGCATCGGCGTCATCGGCGCCGGCAAGTTCGGCTCGATGTACCTGTCGCAGATTCCCACGACGCCGGGCATCCATCTCTTGGGCATCGCCGATCTCTCGCCCGACCGCGCGAGAGAGAACCTGGCGCGGCTCGGCTGGAAGCCCGACGTGACGCAGGCCAGTTCGTTCGCGGACGCGCGCAAGCACGGCAGCACCCATCTCACCGACGACTGGCGCGCGCTGGTCAGCCACCCCGAGATCGACATCATCGTCGAATCGACCGGCGATCCGATCGCCGCCGTCGAGCACGCGCTCGAAGCTTTTAGGCACGGCAAGAGCGTCGTCATGGTCACCGTGGAGGCCGACGCCTTCTGCGGCCCGCTGCTGGCCAAGCGCGCCGCCGCTGCCGGCGTGATCTACTCCCTGGCCTATGGCGACCAGCCGGCACTGATCTGCGAGCTGGTCGACTGGGCCCGCACCTCGGGCTTCGAGGTGACGGCGGCCGGCCGCGGCCACAAGTGGCTGCCGCACTTCGCGCAGTCGACGCCCGAGACCGTGTGGAAATACTGGGGCCTCAACGAGGAGCAGGCCAGGCGCGGCGGCCTGAACCCCAAGATGTTCAATTCGTTCCTCGACGGCTCCAAGCCCGCCATCGAGAGCACCGCCGTCGCCAATGCCACCGGCCTCACGCCGGCGCCGGACGGCCTCGCCTTCCCGCCGTGTTCCGTGGAGGACCTGCCCTTCGTGATGCGGCCGATCTCCGAAGGCGGCCAGCTCCATCACAAGGGCCAGGTCGAAGTCGCCTCGTCGCTGGAGAAGGACGGGCGCGCCATCCCCTACGAGATCCGCAAGGGCGTGTGGGTCGTGTTCGAGGCCGCCACCGAGTACCAGAAGAACTGCTTCGAGGAGTACATGCTGCAGACCGACCCGAGCGGTCGCTACTCCGTCATGTACAAGCGCTGGCACCTGATCGGCCTCGAGGTCGGCATGTCGGTCGCCTCTATCGGCCTGCGCAAGGAACCGACCGGCACGCCGATCGGCTTCCATGCCGACGTCATCGCCACCGCCAAGCGCGACCTCAAGCCCGGCGAAATGCTGGACGGCGAGGGCGGCTACACGGTCTACGGCAAGCTGTTCCCGTCCGAGAAGTCGACCGGCCTCGGCAGCCTGCCGCTCGGCCTCGCGCACAACGTCAAGCTGGTAAAGCCGATCAAGGCCGGCCAGTCCCTGACCTACGCCGACGTGGTGATGGACGAGTCCCTGACTGCGGTGAAGTTGCGCCGCGAGATGGAACGCGACTTCGCGCCGGCCGCGTCGAAGATCGCGGCTCAGTAA
- the def gene encoding peptide deformylase — protein sequence MALLPILTAPDPRLKKKSLPVDAVDAGVRQLMDDMLETMYDAPGIGLAAPQVGVLKRVIVLDIDREDTKTGPLFMANPEIVAASDEDVAYEEGCLSVPDHYSDVVRPATVTVRYLDRDGKQQDLACDGLLATCVQHEIDHLDGVLFIDHISALKRNMILRKLLKARKEQERDAAEGRPAKAHAKEDPEHAL from the coding sequence ATGGCTCTCCTGCCCATCCTCACGGCGCCCGATCCGCGCCTGAAGAAGAAATCCCTGCCGGTCGACGCCGTCGACGCCGGTGTGCGCCAGCTCATGGATGACATGCTGGAGACGATGTACGACGCGCCCGGCATCGGCCTCGCCGCGCCGCAGGTCGGCGTGCTGAAGCGTGTCATCGTGCTCGACATCGACCGCGAGGACACCAAGACCGGCCCGCTGTTCATGGCCAATCCCGAGATCGTCGCGGCGTCGGACGAGGACGTCGCCTACGAGGAAGGCTGCCTCTCGGTGCCGGACCACTATTCCGACGTGGTTCGTCCCGCGACGGTAACGGTTCGCTACCTCGACCGTGACGGCAAGCAGCAGGACCTCGCCTGCGACGGCCTGCTGGCGACCTGCGTGCAGCACGAGATCGACCATCTCGACGGCGTGTTGTTCATCGACCACATCTCGGCGCTGAAGCGGAACATGATCCTTCGCAAGCTCCTGAAGGCGCGCAAGGAACAGGAACGCGACGCGGCCGAAGGCCGGCCCGCGAAGGCCCACGCGAAGGAAGATCCCGAGCACGCACTCTGA
- a CDS encoding extracellular solute-binding protein, which translates to MLKHLAIAAALGVVALGNITGAAAQQRAICYNCPPEWADWGSQLKAIQARLGIQVPPDNKNSGQAIAALIAEKGSPVADVTYLGGIAADPAKDAGVLTPYKPKNWEKIPADLKDPDGNWFTIHSGTLGLFVNKAALGNKPVPQSWADLLKPEYKGLVGYLDPTSAAVGQLGVMAINLALGGTYENLDPAIKFFKELAKNQPIVPKQTSYARVISGEIPILLDYDFNAYRGQYTDKAPVQFVIPKEGTLVFPYVMGLVNKGPNPDNGKKVLDFVLSDESQAMWGNAYLRPVFADRLSAEAKAKFLPDAEYARAKPVDLKSLAKAQPQIVERYRKEVN; encoded by the coding sequence ATGCTGAAACATCTCGCCATCGCGGCCGCCCTGGGCGTCGTCGCCCTGGGCAACATCACGGGCGCCGCCGCCCAGCAGCGGGCCATCTGCTACAACTGCCCGCCCGAATGGGCCGACTGGGGCTCGCAGCTCAAGGCCATCCAGGCCAGGCTCGGCATCCAGGTCCCGCCGGACAACAAGAACTCCGGCCAGGCCATCGCCGCGCTGATCGCCGAGAAGGGCAGCCCGGTGGCCGACGTCACCTATCTCGGCGGCATCGCGGCCGATCCGGCCAAGGATGCCGGCGTGCTGACGCCGTACAAGCCGAAGAACTGGGAGAAGATCCCGGCCGACCTCAAGGATCCCGACGGCAACTGGTTCACGATCCACTCCGGCACGCTCGGCCTGTTCGTGAACAAGGCCGCGCTCGGCAACAAGCCGGTGCCGCAGAGCTGGGCCGACCTGCTGAAGCCCGAATACAAGGGCCTCGTCGGCTATCTCGACCCGACCTCGGCCGCCGTCGGCCAGCTCGGCGTGATGGCGATCAACCTCGCGCTGGGCGGCACCTACGAAAATCTCGATCCGGCCATCAAGTTCTTCAAGGAACTGGCCAAGAACCAGCCGATCGTGCCGAAGCAGACTTCCTATGCCCGCGTGATCTCGGGCGAGATCCCGATCCTGCTCGACTACGACTTCAACGCCTATCGCGGCCAGTACACCGACAAGGCGCCGGTGCAGTTCGTCATCCCGAAGGAGGGCACGCTGGTGTTCCCCTATGTGATGGGCCTGGTGAACAAGGGACCCAATCCCGACAACGGCAAGAAGGTGCTCGACTTCGTCCTGTCCGACGAGAGCCAGGCGATGTGGGGCAATGCCTATCTGCGCCCGGTCTTCGCCGACCGGCTGTCGGCCGAGGCCAAGGCCAAGTTCCTGCCCGACGCGGAATATGCCCGCGCCAAGCCGGTGGACCTCAAGAGCCTCGCCAAGGCGCAGCCGCAGATCGTCGAGCGCTACCGCAAGGAAGTGAACTGA